A portion of the Juglans microcarpa x Juglans regia isolate MS1-56 chromosome 1D, Jm3101_v1.0, whole genome shotgun sequence genome contains these proteins:
- the LOC121239810 gene encoding uncharacterized mitochondrial protein AtMg00810-like, protein MELVNVVVDDNSKEMAKNELNNLIGKAEENSTDQEDLDLMEPATPSSVSHHEKESSKNSTGKSIDPTLYRSMIGSLLYITASRPDIAFSVGVCARYQANPKESHLTTVKRILKYLSATVDYGIWYSKDSNLNLVGYSDAAEC, encoded by the exons ATGGAGTTAGTCAACGTAGTTGTGGATGACAACTCTAAGGAGATGGCCAAAAATGAACTTAACAACCTTATCGGGAAGGCTGAAGAAAACTCAACTGATCAAGAGGACCTAGATCTAATGGAACCAGCTACACCAAGCTCAGTTTCACACCATGAAAAAGAGTCCTCTAAAA ATTCTACAGGTAAGAGCATTGATCCTACTCTGTATAGAAGTATGATAGGAAGTCTTCTTTACATTACTGCTAGCAGACCTGACATTGCTTTTAGTGTAGGTGTTTGTGCACGATATCAGGCTAATCCAAAAGAATCACACCTCACAACAGTAAAAAGAATCTTGAAATACCTGAGTGCTACTGTTGACTATGGCATATGGTATTCAAAAGATTCAAATCTAAATCTGGTTGGCTATTCTGATGCTGCTGAATGCTGA